A single region of the Yersinia entomophaga genome encodes:
- the tmk gene encoding dTMP kinase, whose product MDSKFIVIEGLEGAGKTTARDTVVATLREQGINDIVFTREPGGTPLAEKLRDLIKQGIDGEVLTDKAEVLMLYAARVQLVENVIKPALARGAWVVGDRHDLSSQAYQGGGRGIDSQLMTSLRDTVLGDFRPDLTLYLDLSPAIGLQRARQRGALDRIEQESLAFFERTRERYLALAAADSTIQTIDASQTLENVSADIRRTLTQWLNARESA is encoded by the coding sequence ATGGACAGTAAATTTATCGTTATCGAAGGTCTGGAAGGTGCGGGTAAAACCACCGCCAGAGATACCGTGGTTGCCACACTGCGCGAGCAGGGTATTAACGATATCGTGTTTACACGCGAGCCGGGCGGTACGCCGTTGGCCGAAAAATTACGCGACCTGATTAAACAAGGTATTGATGGCGAAGTGCTAACAGATAAGGCCGAAGTGCTGATGCTGTACGCCGCGCGGGTGCAATTAGTGGAAAACGTTATTAAACCGGCGTTGGCACGCGGTGCCTGGGTGGTAGGGGATCGTCACGATCTTTCTTCGCAGGCTTATCAGGGCGGCGGTCGCGGTATTGATAGCCAACTGATGACATCGCTGCGCGATACGGTTTTAGGCGATTTTCGCCCGGATTTAACGCTGTATCTGGATTTATCGCCGGCGATTGGATTGCAGCGCGCTCGCCAGCGCGGGGCGTTAGATCGTATTGAACAAGAATCTTTGGCGTTCTTCGAGCGCACCCGGGAGCGATATCTGGCGCTGGCGGCAGCAGATTCAACCATTCAAACTATTGATGCTTCTCAGACACTGGAGAATGTCAGCGCGGATATTCGTCGAACGCTGACTCAGTGGTTAAACGCGCGGGAAAGCGCGTAA
- the holB gene encoding DNA polymerase III subunit delta', which produces MNWYPWLNAPYRQLVGQHIAGRGHHALLIHALPGNGADALIYGLSRWLMCQKRQGEKSCGECHSCRLMLAGNHPDWHVLSPEKGKSSIGVELVRNLIDTLYSHAQQGGAKVVWLPQAESLTDAAANALLKTLEEPPENTYFLLGCFEPSRLLPTLRSRCFYWHLACPETALSMQWLGRQISAEPVAMLAALQLSEGAPIAAEQLLQPAQWAQRTALCQALVEALARQDLLSLLPQLNQDNVADRVYWLSSLLLDALKWQQGAGNFIVNQDQRPLVQQLAESASIAVLLKSANQWLHCRHQLSSVVGVNRELLLTEQLLNWENRLSGADRTFSHSL; this is translated from the coding sequence ATGAATTGGTATCCGTGGTTAAACGCACCTTACCGCCAACTGGTCGGGCAACATATCGCCGGCCGTGGCCATCACGCCCTGCTGATCCATGCGCTGCCGGGCAACGGTGCCGATGCGCTGATTTACGGATTGAGCCGCTGGCTGATGTGCCAGAAACGTCAGGGAGAGAAAAGCTGTGGCGAATGTCACAGTTGCCGCCTGATGCTGGCTGGCAATCATCCGGACTGGCACGTCCTGTCGCCGGAAAAAGGCAAAAGCAGCATTGGCGTTGAACTGGTTCGGAACCTGATTGATACCCTTTATTCCCATGCTCAGCAGGGTGGAGCGAAAGTGGTCTGGCTGCCTCAGGCTGAATCCCTGACCGATGCGGCGGCCAACGCCTTACTGAAAACGTTGGAAGAACCGCCGGAAAACACGTATTTCCTGCTGGGATGCTTTGAGCCTTCCCGCCTGTTACCAACGCTGCGTAGCCGCTGTTTTTACTGGCATCTGGCTTGCCCGGAAACCGCCTTGAGCATGCAGTGGCTGGGGCGGCAAATCAGCGCTGAGCCGGTCGCCATGCTCGCGGCGTTGCAGCTGAGCGAAGGCGCACCTATTGCGGCAGAGCAACTGTTGCAACCGGCGCAGTGGGCGCAACGAACGGCGCTGTGTCAGGCGCTGGTAGAGGCGTTAGCCCGTCAGGATTTGTTGTCACTGTTGCCGCAGTTGAATCAGGATAACGTTGCCGATCGTGTGTATTGGCTGTCTTCTTTATTGCTGGATGCGTTGAAATGGCAGCAGGGAGCAGGGAATTTTATCGTCAATCAGGATCAGCGCCCGTTGGTGCAACAATTGGCTGAGTCAGCTTCTATCGCCGTGTTGCTAAAATCGGCCAATCAATGGCTGCACTGTCGCCATCAATTATCTTCAGTCGTCGGCGTGAACCGAGAGCTGTTACTCACTGAGCAGTTGCTCAATTGGGAAAACAGACTGTCTGGCGCCGATCGTACATTTTCTCATTCGTTGTAA
- a CDS encoding metal-dependent hydrolase, whose protein sequence is MLLVDSHCHLDSLDYQALHTSVDDVVAKAKARDVGYMLAVATTLPGFRAMTAMIGERPEVAFSCGVHPLNLEDGYDFAELRALAAADNVIAMGETGLDYFYQQDNIPLQQASFREHIRIGRDLNKPVIVHTRDARVDTLAILKEEQAQECGGVLHCFTEDIATAETLLDLGFYISFSGIVTFRNAEQLREVARYVPLDRILVETDSPYLAPVPHRGKENQPAYVRDVAEYMAVLKGISLETLAEATTANFCRLFHLDDLAQSATLK, encoded by the coding sequence ATGTTGTTAGTTGATTCCCATTGCCATCTGGACAGTTTGGATTATCAGGCGCTGCACACCAGCGTCGATGACGTGGTGGCTAAAGCCAAAGCGCGTGACGTCGGTTATATGTTGGCGGTGGCTACCACCTTGCCGGGTTTTCGTGCCATGACGGCAATGATCGGAGAACGTCCGGAAGTGGCGTTTTCCTGCGGCGTGCATCCGTTAAATCTGGAAGATGGCTATGATTTTGCCGAACTGCGCGCGTTGGCCGCAGCGGATAATGTCATCGCGATGGGAGAAACCGGGCTGGATTATTTCTACCAGCAGGACAATATTCCGTTGCAGCAGGCGTCTTTCCGTGAACACATTCGTATTGGCCGGGATCTGAATAAACCGGTTATTGTGCATACCCGAGATGCTCGCGTAGATACTCTGGCCATTCTGAAAGAAGAGCAGGCGCAGGAGTGCGGTGGGGTGCTGCATTGCTTTACTGAAGATATCGCGACGGCAGAAACCTTGTTGGACCTGGGTTTTTATATTTCCTTCTCCGGCATAGTCACCTTCCGTAATGCCGAGCAATTACGCGAAGTGGCTCGTTATGTGCCGCTGGATCGTATTCTGGTTGAAACAGATTCACCTTATCTGGCACCGGTTCCTCATCGGGGCAAAGAAAACCAGCCAGCCTATGTGCGTGATGTGGCGGAATACATGGCAGTGCTGAAGGGCATTAGTCTGGAAACGCTGGCCGAGGCCACCACGGCTAATTTCTGTCGACTGTTCCACCTGGATGATTTGGCACAATCTGCCACACTCAAATAG
- the ptsG gene encoding PTS glucose transporter subunit IIBC: MFKNAFANLQKVGKSLMLPVSVLPIAGILLGVGSANFSWLPSVVSHVMAEAGGSVFANMPLIFAIGVALGFTNNDGVSALAAVVAYGIMVKTMAVVAPLVLHLPPEEIAAKHLADTGVLGGIIAGAIAAYMFNRFYRIKLPEYLGFFAGKRFVPIISGFTAIFLGVALSFIWPPIGTAIQTFSQWAAYQNSVVAFGIYGVVERSLVPFGLHHIWNVPFQMQIGEYTNAAGQVFHGDIPRYMAGDPTAGKLSGGFLFKMYGLPAAAIAIWHSAKPENRAKVGGIMISAALTSFLTGITEPIEFSFMFVAPILYVIHAILAGLAFPICILLGMRDGTSFSHGLIDFVVLSGNSSRIWLFPLVGICYGLVYYTIFRVLIAKLDLKTPGREDNSTEQNTKGGTEMSAALVQAFGGKENITNLDACITRLRVSVADVSKVDQAGLKKLGAAGVVVAGSGVQAIFGTKSDNLKTDMDEYIRNH; this comes from the coding sequence ATGTTTAAGAACGCATTTGCAAACCTGCAAAAAGTAGGTAAATCGCTAATGCTTCCGGTATCCGTACTCCCTATTGCAGGTATTCTGCTGGGTGTCGGTTCCGCGAATTTTAGCTGGCTACCTTCGGTAGTCTCTCATGTTATGGCAGAAGCGGGCGGTTCAGTCTTCGCCAATATGCCGTTGATCTTCGCTATTGGTGTAGCTTTAGGTTTTACCAATAACGACGGTGTTTCCGCATTGGCGGCGGTTGTAGCCTACGGCATCATGGTGAAAACCATGGCGGTTGTGGCTCCGCTGGTACTGCATCTGCCTCCTGAAGAGATTGCAGCCAAGCATTTGGCCGATACCGGCGTGCTGGGCGGGATCATTGCAGGTGCGATTGCAGCCTATATGTTTAACCGCTTCTATCGTATTAAGTTGCCTGAGTATCTGGGCTTCTTCGCGGGTAAACGTTTCGTTCCGATTATCTCCGGCTTCACGGCGATCTTCTTGGGCGTAGCGCTGTCCTTCATCTGGCCACCAATCGGTACGGCGATTCAGACTTTCTCCCAATGGGCAGCTTACCAAAACTCTGTAGTGGCCTTCGGCATCTACGGCGTAGTTGAGCGTTCGCTGGTACCTTTCGGTCTGCATCACATCTGGAACGTTCCTTTCCAAATGCAAATTGGTGAATACACCAACGCAGCCGGCCAGGTATTCCACGGTGATATCCCACGTTATATGGCCGGTGACCCGACTGCGGGTAAACTGTCCGGTGGCTTCCTGTTTAAAATGTACGGCCTGCCAGCAGCGGCAATTGCGATTTGGCACTCAGCCAAGCCGGAAAACCGCGCTAAAGTCGGCGGTATCATGATTTCTGCGGCATTGACCTCGTTCCTGACCGGTATTACCGAGCCGATCGAGTTCTCCTTCATGTTCGTTGCGCCGATTCTGTACGTTATCCACGCTATTCTGGCGGGTCTGGCTTTCCCAATCTGTATTCTGTTGGGTATGCGTGACGGCACCAGCTTCTCACACGGTCTGATCGACTTTGTGGTGTTGAGTGGTAACAGTAGCCGCATCTGGCTGTTCCCTCTGGTAGGTATCTGCTACGGTCTGGTGTACTACACCATCTTCCGCGTGCTGATTGCCAAACTGGATCTGAAAACGCCGGGTCGCGAAGATAACTCTACCGAGCAAAACACTAAAGGCGGCACTGAGATGTCAGCTGCGCTGGTTCAAGCCTTCGGTGGCAAAGAGAACATCACCAATCTGGACGCCTGTATCACTCGTCTGCGCGTGAGCGTGGCGGATGTATCCAAGGTTGACCAGGCTGGTCTGAAGAAACTGGGTGCAGCGGGCGTAGTCGTGGCCGGTTCCGGCGTTCAGGCTATCTTCGGCACCAAATCTGATAACCTGAAAACGGATATGGACGAATACATTCGTAACCACTAA
- the hinT gene encoding purine nucleoside phosphoramidase — MAEETIFSKIIRREIPADVVYQDELVTAFRDIAPQAPTHILIIPNILIPTVNDVTVEHEAALGRMITVAAKIAEQEGISEDGYRLIINCNRHGGQEVYHIHMHLVGGQPLGPLLSRK, encoded by the coding sequence ATGGCCGAAGAAACAATTTTCAGTAAAATTATCCGCCGTGAAATTCCGGCCGATGTGGTTTATCAGGATGAACTGGTTACGGCGTTTCGCGATATTGCGCCACAGGCTCCCACCCATATTCTTATTATTCCTAATATACTGATCCCTACGGTTAATGATGTCACCGTCGAACATGAAGCGGCGCTGGGGCGTATGATTACCGTTGCTGCAAAAATTGCAGAACAGGAAGGTATCTCCGAAGACGGTTACCGCTTGATTATCAACTGTAATCGTCACGGTGGTCAGGAGGTTTATCATATCCATATGCACCTGGTCGGCGGTCAGCCACTGGGGCCACTGCTAAGTCGAAAATAA
- a CDS encoding YcfL family protein: MRRFKAFLLPGMFLIPVITLLGCSAPQGIAVNQRQAVVMDSPVLTAGILAEKPAISTLSGRSIATSTLMSSSTKAVTVNYRFYWYDAQGLDLLPFETPRKVTIGPNSSVDIQSITPNLDARSVRLYLFL; encoded by the coding sequence ATGCGCCGTTTCAAGGCGTTTTTACTGCCGGGAATGTTTCTGATTCCTGTTATCACTTTACTGGGCTGTAGCGCGCCGCAGGGTATCGCCGTTAACCAACGGCAGGCGGTTGTGATGGATTCGCCGGTTCTTACCGCCGGAATTCTGGCAGAGAAGCCGGCAATCTCGACGCTTTCGGGGCGGAGTATTGCAACATCAACTTTAATGAGCAGCAGCACCAAAGCCGTCACGGTGAATTATCGTTTCTACTGGTATGACGCTCAGGGGCTGGATTTGCTGCCGTTTGAAACGCCCCGAAAGGTCACGATAGGGCCAAACTCATCAGTCGATATTCAGTCAATCACCCCGAATCTGGATGCGCGCAGCGTGCGCCTCTATCTGTTTTTATAA
- the lpoB gene encoding penicillin-binding protein activator LpoB: MKRYLFVALAALVLTGCPSRPPEPTEQPATIEPITPVPPIETPPPADKVPQPPKAPQPIDWAASVEPLVAQMVNANDVAAGSVLLLDSVKNNTNGALQIGKATAALHQVLASNKKFALIPAAQLTAAKQTLGLSEEDSLGSRSKAIGLARYVSAQYVLYSDVSGDVKAPEIDMQLMLVQTGEIIWSGHGNVQR, from the coding sequence ATGAAAAGGTATTTATTTGTGGCGTTGGCCGCGCTGGTGCTGACCGGTTGTCCTTCCCGGCCACCGGAGCCGACCGAGCAGCCTGCGACCATTGAACCTATTACCCCGGTGCCACCGATTGAAACACCGCCACCGGCCGATAAAGTTCCTCAACCGCCTAAAGCTCCCCAGCCTATTGACTGGGCGGCTAGCGTAGAACCATTGGTGGCGCAAATGGTTAACGCCAACGATGTTGCCGCAGGCAGCGTTTTGTTGCTGGACAGCGTTAAAAATAATACCAACGGTGCCTTACAGATCGGTAAAGCTACCGCCGCGCTGCATCAGGTATTGGCATCCAACAAGAAATTTGCCCTGATTCCGGCTGCGCAGTTAACCGCAGCGAAACAGACTTTAGGTCTGTCGGAGGAGGATAGCCTCGGTTCTCGCAGCAAAGCCATTGGTCTGGCACGTTACGTTAGCGCTCAATATGTGCTGTATAGCGACGTGAGCGGCGACGTGAAAGCGCCAGAGATCGATATGCAACTGATGTTGGTACAAACGGGCGAAATTATCTGGTCAGGTCATGGTAACGTACAGCGTTGA
- the thiK gene encoding thiamine kinase, with amino-acid sequence MVTYSVEASLRALIETRIPAVNTAGCHFSPVSGLTGESWRITGQNFQWLAREHSVAKRELGVNRQREQRILQQMSARALSPRVMIANQHWLVVEWLDGVVVEPQQFLQLADRGTLAELVARLHQAPRTGYPLNIHRQLLGYSERMDPSRRSADWLRLHKRFMAQKPPRPLNLVPLHMDIHPGNIIETNSGLRLIDWEYAADGDVALELAAMFRFNGWDNARQQAFLRQYGQQPGAYQDIAALTRQIARWSPWIDYLMLMWFEVRWKQTGEIGFLQWAAPLRRRFNLSGLDSSAG; translated from the coding sequence ATGGTAACGTACAGCGTTGAAGCGAGTCTGCGTGCCTTGATTGAAACTCGGATACCGGCGGTGAATACCGCCGGTTGCCATTTCAGCCCGGTATCCGGCCTAACTGGTGAAAGCTGGCGGATAACCGGGCAAAACTTCCAATGGCTGGCGCGGGAACACTCGGTCGCCAAAAGAGAATTAGGCGTTAATCGTCAGCGTGAGCAGCGTATCTTGCAGCAGATGTCGGCGCGTGCGTTATCTCCGCGAGTGATGATTGCCAATCAACACTGGCTGGTGGTGGAATGGCTGGATGGCGTGGTGGTCGAACCCCAGCAGTTCCTGCAACTGGCCGATCGAGGCACGTTGGCGGAATTGGTGGCGCGGCTGCATCAGGCTCCCCGTACCGGCTATCCGTTGAATATCCATCGACAATTACTCGGTTATAGCGAAAGAATGGATCCGTCCCGCCGCAGTGCGGACTGGTTGCGACTGCATAAACGCTTTATGGCGCAAAAACCGCCGCGTCCGCTGAATCTGGTTCCTTTGCATATGGATATTCACCCTGGAAATATTATCGAGACAAATTCTGGTCTGAGATTAATAGACTGGGAATATGCGGCAGACGGTGACGTGGCGTTGGAGTTGGCCGCGATGTTTCGGTTTAACGGTTGGGACAACGCGCGGCAGCAGGCGTTTTTACGCCAATATGGTCAGCAGCCGGGAGCCTATCAGGATATCGCCGCTTTGACGCGGCAAATAGCACGCTGGTCTCCGTGGATCGATTATCTGATGCTGATGTGGTTTGAAGTGCGCTGGAAACAAACCGGCGAGATAGGTTTTTTGCAGTGGGCAGCGCCGCTGCGCCGACGATTTAATTTATCGGGTCTGGATTCATCCGCCGGATAA
- the ycfP gene encoding alpha/beta hydrolase YcfP, giving the protein MIVYLHGFDSTSPGNHEKVLQLQFIDPDVRFISYSTLHPRHDMQHLLKEVDKAIQQGGDSHPLICGVGLGGFWAERIGFLCGIRQVAFNPNLFPQENMSGKIDRPEEYLDIATKCVQDFREKNRDRCLAVLSRHDEALDSQRTAAELHPYYEIVWDEKQGHKFKDLSVHLQRIKAFKTLD; this is encoded by the coding sequence ATGATCGTCTATTTACACGGTTTTGATTCAACCAGTCCCGGCAATCACGAAAAGGTTCTGCAACTGCAGTTCATCGATCCGGATGTGCGTTTTATCAGCTACAGCACCTTACATCCCCGGCACGATATGCAGCATTTATTGAAGGAAGTGGACAAAGCCATTCAGCAGGGCGGTGACAGTCATCCTCTGATTTGTGGCGTCGGTTTAGGCGGGTTTTGGGCAGAACGCATCGGTTTTCTATGTGGAATTCGGCAGGTGGCTTTTAACCCGAATCTGTTCCCACAGGAAAATATGAGCGGTAAAATCGACCGCCCGGAAGAGTATCTGGATATCGCGACCAAGTGCGTTCAGGATTTTCGTGAGAAAAACCGCGATCGTTGCTTAGCGGTGCTTTCCCGTCACGATGAGGCATTGGACAGTCAGCGCACGGCGGCAGAATTGCATCCTTATTACGAAATTGTCTGGGATGAAAAGCAGGGGCACAAGTTTAAAGATCTTTCCGTTCACCTACAGCGGATCAAGGCATTTAAAACTCTCGATTAA
- a CDS encoding NAD(P)/FAD-dependent oxidoreductase, with protein sequence MTTPKKKIVIIGGGAGGLELATSLGHKLGRSKKAEIVLVDRNHSHLWKPLLHEVATGSLDDGVDALSYLAHARNHHFNFQLGSLTNINRETKTVSLAKICDEQGDVLVTERELSYDILVMALGSTSNDFGTPGVKENCIFLDNPHQAHRFHNEMLNLFLKYSAQPGEKGKVNIAIVGGGATGVELSAELHNAVKQLHSYGFEGLDNQALNVTLVEAGERILPALPPRISAAAHQELTKLGVRVLTKTMVTSADSQGLNTKDGELINADLMVWAAGIKAPDFMKDIAGLETNRINQLVVEPTLQTTRDPNIFAIGDCASCPQPNGGFVPPRAQSAHQMASRCYSNILALLNGQSLKPYVYKDHGSLVSLSKFSTVGSLMGNLMRGSMMVEGRVARVVYISLYRMHQVALHGYTKTGLMMLVGGINRVIRPRLKLH encoded by the coding sequence TTGACAACGCCAAAGAAAAAAATCGTTATTATTGGTGGTGGTGCCGGCGGACTGGAACTGGCGACCAGCCTGGGCCATAAACTGGGTCGCAGTAAAAAAGCGGAGATTGTTCTGGTCGATCGCAACCACAGTCATTTGTGGAAACCATTGTTGCACGAAGTGGCAACTGGCTCTCTAGATGACGGGGTTGATGCGCTGAGCTACCTGGCTCATGCTCGTAATCACCATTTCAATTTCCAACTGGGTTCATTAACCAATATTAATCGGGAAACCAAAACCGTCAGCCTGGCCAAAATCTGCGATGAGCAGGGCGACGTGCTGGTGACCGAGCGTGAATTGTCTTATGACATTCTGGTGATGGCGTTGGGCAGTACATCCAATGATTTCGGTACGCCGGGCGTGAAGGAAAACTGTATTTTCCTGGATAACCCGCATCAGGCTCATCGTTTCCACAACGAAATGCTGAATCTGTTCCTGAAGTATTCCGCTCAGCCGGGTGAAAAAGGCAAGGTTAACATTGCTATCGTTGGCGGCGGTGCAACCGGCGTTGAGCTGTCTGCCGAGCTGCATAACGCAGTTAAACAGCTGCACAGCTATGGTTTCGAAGGTTTGGACAATCAGGCGCTGAACGTGACGCTGGTGGAAGCTGGTGAGCGCATTCTTCCTGCGCTGCCACCGCGTATTTCCGCTGCGGCTCATCAGGAACTGACCAAGCTGGGCGTGCGTGTATTGACCAAAACCATGGTGACTAGTGCAGACAGTCAAGGTCTGAATACCAAAGACGGCGAATTGATCAACGCTGACCTCATGGTGTGGGCGGCGGGTATCAAAGCGCCTGACTTTATGAAAGATATCGCCGGGCTGGAAACCAACCGTATCAATCAGTTAGTGGTTGAACCAACGTTGCAAACCACTCGCGATCCCAACATTTTCGCTATCGGCGACTGTGCCTCTTGCCCGCAGCCTAACGGCGGTTTTGTGCCTCCGCGCGCGCAGTCGGCTCACCAGATGGCCAGCCGTTGCTACAGCAACATTCTGGCGTTGCTGAATGGTCAAAGTCTGAAACCTTACGTGTATAAAGACCACGGCTCATTGGTTTCCCTGTCTAAATTCAGCACCGTTGGCAGCCTGATGGGTAACTTGATGCGCGGTTCAATGATGGTGGAAGGGCGTGTGGCGCGAGTGGTATATATCTCCCTGTATCGTATGCATCAGGTAGCGTTACATGGCTACACCAAAACCGGCCTGATGATGTTGGTAGGCGGGATTAACCGGGTGATTCGCCCTCGGTTAAAACTGCATTAA
- a CDS encoding type II secretion system protein GspJ, producing MVDTPGGVKPSMLKLIAASEMSLRFYNSKVWLESWQTPQAIPLAIHMTLRTPSFAKSNESGC from the coding sequence GTGGTTGATACGCCCGGCGGTGTGAAACCGTCGATGCTGAAACTTATAGCAGCCAGTGAAATGAGCCTAAGATTCTATAACAGTAAGGTTTGGCTGGAAAGCTGGCAGACACCGCAGGCTATTCCGCTGGCGATACACATGACATTGCGCACGCCGTCATTCGCAAAATCGAACGAGTCTGGTTGTTGA
- a CDS encoding type II secretion system protein GspK produces the protein MLLQQRPEKGWESIEQLLSVAPLADVDAKVKAQVKPILSVNSRYFWLRSCIEVNDVSLTVQSLIVRNGAQKFDVLWHQTGEVE, from the coding sequence ATGCTGTTGCAGCAGCGGCCGGAAAAAGGATGGGAAAGCATAGAGCAGTTGTTGAGCGTCGCGCCATTAGCCGATGTGGATGCCAAAGTGAAAGCGCAGGTAAAGCCGATATTGAGCGTGAATAGCCGCTACTTTTGGCTGCGTTCCTGTATTGAGGTTAACGACGTGAGCTTGACCGTGCAGTCTTTGATCGTGCGCAATGGCGCACAAAAATTTGATGTGCTGTGGCATCAGACAGGAGAAGTGGAGTGA
- the gspL gene encoding type II secretion system protein GspL: MSESLNLFFPLGEAQPIIWRRDSETPFVPETKGEWISPWAAQDMLTQWPKFDAIRVFFPGEWAGVRKVELPKVSKKHAEKIIPALLEEDLCEDIDDLHFSILEIDEKQATVAVITHQKMHYLTQWLHQGEILATTLLPDWLALPEGHLLVSGERCLLRTHQWQGWSAESSLAPYLLKAQLRDRDSVSQLCVYGELPAALASALDSCGIENTVSGTLPAPQTSGAGLLCGRWKPRVNYQKQWERWRPTMTSLIVLVGVMTAERLVSLWSITERAQQTRTAAEESFLQLFPEQRRIVNLRAQLNAALRELGSGTAEDELLVILPLVAETLESKGILKQIDVQGIKFDQQRQELYLRLRAADFATFEALREDLATVFSVKQDALLKDNERVTGGMTLKRKQNHAS, encoded by the coding sequence GTGAGTGAATCTCTGAATCTTTTTTTCCCCCTTGGCGAAGCGCAGCCGATCATATGGCGACGTGACTCGGAAACGCCTTTCGTACCAGAAACTAAAGGGGAATGGATTTCCCCATGGGCGGCGCAGGATATGTTGACGCAATGGCCGAAATTCGATGCGATTCGGGTGTTTTTCCCCGGAGAATGGGCTGGTGTTCGTAAAGTTGAATTGCCTAAAGTCTCCAAAAAACATGCAGAGAAAATCATCCCCGCACTGTTAGAGGAAGACTTATGCGAAGACATTGATGATTTACATTTTTCCATACTGGAAATAGATGAAAAGCAGGCCACCGTTGCGGTGATTACTCATCAGAAAATGCATTATCTTACTCAGTGGCTACATCAGGGCGAAATATTGGCGACAACGTTATTGCCGGATTGGCTGGCGTTGCCGGAAGGCCATCTGCTGGTTAGTGGTGAACGCTGTCTGCTTCGCACCCATCAATGGCAAGGATGGAGCGCAGAATCGTCCCTGGCTCCGTACTTACTCAAGGCACAGTTACGTGACCGTGATTCAGTGAGCCAGCTCTGCGTCTACGGTGAGTTGCCTGCGGCACTGGCGTCGGCGCTGGATTCGTGCGGTATTGAGAACACGGTATCAGGAACGCTGCCCGCGCCTCAGACTAGCGGTGCGGGTTTGCTCTGTGGCCGCTGGAAACCGCGAGTGAACTATCAGAAACAGTGGGAGCGTTGGCGTCCGACGATGACGTCGTTAATAGTGCTTGTCGGTGTCATGACGGCGGAACGACTGGTGTCATTGTGGAGCATCACGGAACGCGCGCAGCAGACCCGCACGGCGGCCGAAGAGAGTTTCCTCCAATTGTTCCCCGAACAGCGGCGCATCGTCAATTTACGGGCGCAGCTCAATGCCGCGCTGCGGGAGCTGGGAAGTGGGACCGCAGAGGACGAACTGCTGGTGATTCTACCCTTGGTCGCAGAAACGCTTGAGTCTAAAGGAATACTGAAACAGATAGATGTTCAGGGAATTAAATTTGATCAACAGCGGCAGGAATTGTATCTCAGGCTGAGAGCCGCCGATTTTGCGACCTTTGAGGCGCTGCGGGAAGATCTGGCGACTGTTTTTTCCGTCAAACAAGATGCACTGCTGAAGGATAACGAGCGGGTTACAGGGGGAATGACTTTGAAAAGGAAGCAAAATCATGCGTCTTAA
- the gspM gene encoding type II secretion system protein GspM produces MRLNLRPLYQRMVSKGMSIGEGILTQHWQPRSIREKWLIGAALCSLILGGYYWGIWQPLTRQIALQEGVLQQQRALIAKMRAAAPEISAWRQQTPSVAKNASVTSLSQRVSTSAAEHKITLKRIQEREGVVQIGLEPLPFNSLLDWLNGLRQKSGVRAVQLDIVAADQPGVVKVQRLELAKI; encoded by the coding sequence ATGCGTCTTAATTTACGGCCTTTGTATCAACGGATGGTATCAAAGGGCATGTCCATCGGGGAAGGCATTCTGACGCAGCACTGGCAGCCTCGCTCAATTCGGGAGAAATGGCTGATTGGTGCCGCCCTCTGTAGCCTGATTTTGGGGGGATACTATTGGGGAATATGGCAGCCGCTAACCCGACAGATCGCGCTGCAAGAAGGGGTATTGCAACAGCAACGAGCGTTGATTGCCAAAATGCGCGCCGCTGCACCGGAAATTAGCGCGTGGCGACAGCAAACCCCATCAGTGGCAAAGAACGCTTCTGTTACCTCATTATCACAAAGGGTCAGCACCAGCGCCGCCGAGCACAAGATTACGCTGAAGCGTATTCAGGAGCGGGAAGGGGTCGTTCAGATAGGGCTGGAACCCTTGCCCTTTAATTCTCTCTTGGATTGGTTGAATGGATTACGTCAGAAGTCGGGCGTTCGGGCGGTGCAGTTGGATATTGTCGCGGCAGACCAACCCGGAGTTGTCAAAGTGCAGCGGCTGGAGCTGGCGAAAATCTAA